A stretch of the Bombyx mori chromosome 14, ASM3026992v2 genome encodes the following:
- the LOC101738646 gene encoding uncharacterized protein LOC101738646 has product MALKTGLMEITSNIYKTKMIGAFKRNEDILSRNFYKDINIEQHQNYLLKEETEKSSETFIKTNPMCDLNCIYYSFIKEKFRIAFNGILLSYFTKRPNDGNRGNESVDVTAEKDNALNKYKTRLEAIKKILREKRAKMKTLESEGKPNKS; this is encoded by the coding sequence ATGGCCCTGAAGACTGGATTAATGGAGATCACATCTAACATCTACAAGACCAAAATGATTGGCGCGTTCAAACGTAACGAAGACATTTTATCACGAAATTTTTATAAGGATATAAATATTGAACAGCATCAAAACTATCTTCTAAAAGAAGAAACTGAGAAATCTAGCGAAACCTTTATCAAAACCAACCCAATGTGtgatttaaattgtatttattacagTTTCATAAAAGAAAAATTCAGAATTGCGTTCAATGGAATTCTGCTTTCGTACTTCACTAAAAGACCTAATGATGGAAACAGAGGTAATGAAAGCGTAGATGTTACAGCAGAGAAAGATAATGctttgaataaatataaaacgcGCTTAGAGGCAATCAAAAAGATTTTGAGAGAGAAAAGGGCTAAAATGAAAACCCTCGAATCGGAAGGCAAACCTAATAAGTCTTGA
- the Ai-b gene encoding testis-specific ATPase inhibitor-like protein (The RefSeq protein has 2 substitutions compared to this genomic sequence), protein MNSIXISAICSRCNNYLLPKQIAGISDLNNHLNVNLCRRFTTPSGIPGSGAGKGGGSGGSVRESGGGLGKYGAAQEDSYFYDKQKEQLEKIRKKLKLNPEISQKEDK, encoded by the coding sequence atgaattcaattaaaatcagtGCGATTTGCTCGCGCTGCACTAATTATTTGCTACCAAAACAGATTGCCGGAATTAGTGACCTTAACAATCATCTTAATGTGAACTTGTGTAGAAGGTTTACAACTCCGTCTGGTATACCAGGATCTGGAGCAGGAAAGGGCGGAGGCAGCGGTGGATCTGTCAGGGAATCCGGCGGAGGCCTCGGCAAATACGGAGCAGCCCAAGAAGATAGTTACTTTTACGACAAACAGAAGGAGCAACTGGAAAAAATCAGAAAGAAATTGAAACTGAACCCTGAAATATCCCAGAAAGAAGACAAATAA
- the LOC119629484 gene encoding uncharacterized protein LOC119629484, giving the protein MAIYLYKDLNSNQFKMYIPGVEKQEMMPDYALESGDKFGDVPIDLRIQDLFDSNLKIVVFPNKLAVHKYGNSIPFNYASTDMPLKSAPQIRNPKNFNKYLTFLNGKTDAFPGTLQEHLDSTSGDSVPLSAHNFNNLISPIHSQYNPNKNPDKTKEYDDFRIFEKWLDQQLGPLMANQDTKLLKNYLFGMLVKRGINIADKDASKGPNEIALDLSNVKTHYALIDNALMYNDTNNIRINIPNPHFEALVVSLKHPPRILGYVPIETSNVKKFKSRNHDSKFLESFGAQYDFGSLNGMKNCVDGQCETVPVQKNLQLNLDHDDDNKAEKSIVHKYIGGSLRKSDNYNNQVFRLLTKSEPNFDTSEEGEFEKKQSIENKSPKLMKTLVKYIIGKVNEEAPEDDGTDSSHEDGPAVRIVGGSAATGSGTPLSSRGRSGLP; this is encoded by the coding sequence ATGGCAATTTACTTATATAAAGATTTAAATTCAAACCAATTTAAAATGTACATACCGGGTGTCGAAAAGCAAGAAATGATGCCAGATTACGCTCTTGAATCTGGTGATAAATTTGGAGACGTACCGATCGATTTGCGTATACAAGATTTGTTTGATAGTAATCTTAAAATCGTAGTATTTCCCAATAAATTAGCTGTACATAAGTATGGAAATTCAATTCCATTTAATTACGCATCGACCGATATGCCATTGAAGTCGGCACCACAAATAAGGAATccaaaaaatttcaataaatatcttaCGTTTTTAAATGGGAAGACTGATGCGTTCCCAGGAACATTGCAAGAGCATCTGGACAGTACCAGCGGGGATTCTGTTCCACTGTCCgcgcataattttaataatctcATCAGCCCAATCCATTCTCAGTATAATCCTAACAAAAATCCGGATAAAACAAAGGAGTATGACGATTTCAGAATATTTGAGAAATGGCTGGACCAGCAACTGGGACCCTTGATGGCGAACCAAGATACAAAACTACTAAAGAACTACTTATTTGGTATGCTAGTAAAACGTGGTATAAATATAGCAGATAAAGACGCTTCAAAGGGTCCAAATGAAATAGCCTTAGATCTTTCGAATGTTAAAACGCATTATGCCTTGATCGATAACGCATTGATGTATAacgacacaaataatataagaatCAATATACCTAATCCACATTTCGAAGCCCTCGTTGTTTCTTTGAAGCACCCTCCAAGGATTCTTGGGTACGTGCCCATAGAGACAtcgaacgttaaaaaatttaaatctagaAATCATGATTCAAAGTTTCTGGAATCGTTTGGAGCTCAATACGATTTCGGCTCTTTGAATGGAATGAAGAACTGTGTTGATGGTCAATGTGAAACGGTTCCAGTCCAAAAAAATCTACAGTTGAATTTAGATCACGATGATGACAATAAAGCCGAGAAAAGTATCGTCCATAAATATATTGGTGGATCGTTAAGGAAATCGGATAATTACAACAATCAAGTATTCAGGCTATTAACGAAATCCGAACCTAATTTCGATACGTCAGAAGAAGGGgaatttgaaaagaaacaatCAATTGAGAATAAATCTCCTAAGTTGATGAAGACTTTGGTAAAATATATAATCGGTAAAGTTAACGAAGAGGCTCCGGAGGATGATGGAACAGATTCTTCTCATGAAGACGGGCCGGCTGTGAGAATCGTTGGCGGGTCAGCAGCTACAGGCAGTGGTACTCCATTGAGCAGTAGAGGTCGATCAGGTCTACCGTAA